ACACTCCTTTTATGTATATACTTTTCAATGGACTATACATAGATTACCACTTGAAACCTATGCTATGCAAGTTTTTCCTCTGAAAATATTAATGCTCCTTTCTTGGTATTCAAGCAGATTCAACTTGTATACCTAAAAAGGAGCACCACGTTAACTTTGTACTTTTTTTCAAATTAAGCGACTATTTTACAACACCTTTTTTCAAAATGATGTTGGCATACAGAGCTTGTTCACCTGTCGCAACCACTGCATAGGCTTTTTTTGCTCGTTCATAAAAGGCAAAGCGTTCAACCATTTCTAATTGATGGTCCCCTTCTTTATCCTTAATAACTCGCTTATAGTCTTCCCAAATGGTTGGCTTGTAATCATCTCCTGGCGTGACCTCCATCAATGCAACGGGTGCCTCTACATACGTATCTAAAGGCATTAATTCAAGAATCGCCTCAAGGATTGTTGGAATGTCATGTCCATCTAAGCGAATGAGTCGCTGAGCCATGGAAGCTGCAGGAAAATTACCATCTGAGATGACAATCTCATCGCTGTGTCCCATCTCCATAAGAACTTTTAATAATTCTGGTGATAAAATACTTGGAATCTTTTTTAACATTGTGCTCCTCCTTATATGAATTCTTGCCAAAGCCTTGGATCCGGTCTTGGAATAACCGAGGTCTGCAGTAGCAAGCCTTTTTCAATAACACTTTTCTTCGCCTTTTCAATAGATGCTTCTACACTGGATAACTCGCCGGAAAATACTACATAGGCTTTTCCGCTAATCCCTTTAGCGATACGAATCTCTAATATGCTCACCGGAGTGGTCTTGACCACATCATCGGCCACTTCAAAAATCGAAGCAACTGAATAGGTTTCCATAACACCGACCGCTTCTATGCCTTCAACATCTCCACTACAATTTAGTCCTTCAAAAATAGCTGGGTGAGGATTCCCCAATATACAGTGGTCAACTAAGATAGCGGAGTGCTCATCCGATATTCCTCGTTCTATCGCCGCATTAACCGCACTTAAATCACCTCGAATTAAAACCACATACTTTCCAGGGCATACCGGTTTTGCAAAGACAAGGTCGACATCGGCTGTCTTTAGCACGTCATCTGCCGCCTTCATTCCTGTGGCTATGGAACGATATTCTAATACTCCTAATGATTGTCTAGACTCTGTCATAATTCTAACCTCTCAATACAAATGTATTCATCATTAACTTCGTTGACTCTACCACTGATACTTGCATGAATATGGGCACTTAATCCGCCTTCTACAGCTTGTGCAATCCGCATATTCTCTTTTACATTCTGGCCAATTGTAACTAACGGTTTTGCCGCCTGTCCGATATGTTGCTGCAATGGAATCTTCACTGCACCTACAGGGATGGATTCTGGATAAAAAGGTAAGGGTACATCATATTTTTTGAGTCCAAGACGCATAACAAGCCGTCCTGCCGGAACTCTTCGATAGTCACGATCGGGATGCATATCAGTACAATCTGTCGGCGATGGTCTTACACCATTTTTTGCAAATTCACGCTTGACCATAACCATCATTTTTCTTGGAGACAGGTCATGGTGACAAGCATAGAGCTCACACACACCGCAATCTACACACCCAAGGGCTGTCTCTAACACACTACTGTTATCAATCACTCCATTAGCCATAGCGTTCATCAATTTATGCGGTTCCACATTATGTCCCATCAGATGCCTTGGGCACATGTCCGTACATGCACGACACTGAGAACACGATGCCATAATACGTGTTAAATGTTTTATATTGACATCCTCCATTTGCTGAATCAGAGAATGATTTTCTTCAAGTACAATTAATGCTTTGGTATTTTTTTTAACGACATCACGAATAGTTGTCAAGCTTCCCGTCATCGGTCCACCTATAATGATTTTATGGTTTTTATTACGTCGTTTTCCTAACGTGTCCACCATATATTCCACTGATGTACCTATTGGAACATAGTACGTTCCCGGTGCATCAACCTCCCCTGTCACTGTGACAAAGGTATGGGTCACATTCTTGTCTTCAAATAGTTTCTGATATATGTTATATAATGTTTCAGTATTTGTAACCATGACATGATGTTGTATAGGAATTTCACCTTTTTTTACAACAATGCCTGTAATTTCTTCTATAAGTATTACTTCATCGCCAATCGGATAAACGTTTGGCAAGGGATAGATTTCTATGTTTGGATAGTTTTTTGCTGCTGCATTTAAATGTTCAATCACATCAACATATTTATCCTTAATGCCAATAACTCCTTTTTTGATTGCGAGCGCTTCCATTAACTGATGCAAGCTTTTGATCAAAGGTTCGGCATATTCTTTTGCCAAATTTTTATCCACTTGTAAAAGGGGTTCACACTCTGCATTGTTAATAATCAGGGTGTCGATTGCTCCTTTTAGTTTTACATGGGTTGGAAATCCAGCTCCACCTGCACCAACAATACCGGCATCAAATATTTTTTCAATGATGTTTTCCATAGCTGCTCACCTTTCACTAGTTAAAAATATCTAGATCGTTTTCTTCATCAACAATACCTACAATTGAGGCATCCACCGGGGCTTCACTATTTGGCATACTGATTCTTGCACTACTTCCTGTTGCAATTAATACATGTTCACCTATGCCGGCTCCAACTGTATCTACAGCAATAATTGTTTCTTTTGTATTGTTTTTCTTGATTTCACATACTAAAAATTTATTGCCTATCAACCGCTCATGCTTGCGCGTTGAGACGATTCGACCAATCACTTTTCCAATAATCATGATAATTCTCCATTCTATCGCATTCACTAGGTACGCCAATTGTTGGATACAACATGCTATATCCAACAATTGCCGCAAGCGCTAATGAACGATGGTCACTTGATCACTTTGTTGAATACCAAATGCATTGGCTTCATCTGTATCAATATGCATTTCAAGTCGATATGTGTCATGAACACGTACTAAGACATTGCTTAAGATGCCTTTTCGCGTTCCATCTTGTGTCTTGACGGATACAATTTGTTTATCTTTGACACCTAGGCGCTTTGCATCTTCCGGCGTCATATGAATATGACGCTGTGCAACGATACACCCTTGTTCTAAGCGAACAGCTCCTGCCGGACCGACAATGGTAATGGGCATAGACCCTTCAATATCACCGCTTTCGCGAATAGGAGCATTGAGCCCAAGTTGTCTAGCATCTGTTTTTGAAACTTCAACTTGTGTCGCACTACGTTCTGGTCCTAGAATTCTTACATTCTCAATTACCCGCAAATTCATTCCTACAATTGTCACACGTTCTTCTGCAGCAAATTGTCCACCCATCAGCTCTTTTTTTACATGTAGCTGATGGCCCTTTCCAAAGAGGATGTCCAAATGTTCACGTGTCACATGTAGATGTCTAGCTGATACACCTACTGGAACAGTCAATGCAGGTTGAGATTGTTTGAGTACGTTTGCAGTTGTTTTTTGCTTGATTTGCTGCATAACAGCTTCTTTAACAAGCGCTTCTAATGCATTCGTTGTTACTGCCATATTAATCTCAACCTTTCAGACTTTGCTTATAATTTAGGTAAAATTTTTGTTACATCTGTATGAGGGCGAGGAATAACATGTGTCGCTACAACTTCACCTAAACGAGAAGCTACAGAAGCTCCTGCTTCAACGGCTGCTTTTACTGCTCCAACGTCACCGCTTACTAATACTGTCACTAAACCGGATCCGATTTTTTCTGTTCCTACAAGTTCAACGTTCGCTGCTTTTAACATAGCATCTGCCGCTTCAGTTACTGCTACCAAACCTCTTGTCTCGATCATTCCTAATGCCTTTTGTACCATGATTTTTTCCTCCTTGGATTCATTTGTTTTATTGGTTGTCGATTTTGCGGCTGTCTTTGCCGCCGTCGTTTTTTCTGTTGTTTTTGCTGCTGCTTTTACTGCCATGATAGACCACCTTTGCTAAAGTCAACGCTTACTTTGAAAATGCATACTTTGACGCACTCTCCTTAATAATCTTCATCACTTCATCGTGGGGATTATTAATAAAGGCTGTTGCGACTGTTTTTGTAATCCCGTTTGCAATTGTCTCTCCATGAGCGATAGCGGCATGTACAGAGGATATGTCCCCCTGTACAACAATGCTCACTAAGCGTCCACCGAGCTTTTTTTCCCACGTTAGTACCGTGACATCTGCGGCTTTTACCATTGCATCAATGGCTTCATAAGCCGCAACCATACCACTGACCTCAATAATTCCCAGTGCGTTCATGCATTCACCTACTTATTTTAATGATGGAAGAATTTTTTCCACATCAAGATGTGGACGAGGAATAACGTGTACTGCTACAAGTTCTCCTAGGTTAGCTGCTGCATTTGCACCAACTTCAGTTGCTGCCTTAACAGCTCCTACATCTCCACGAACCATAACTGTTACAAGACCTGATCCGATTTTTTCTGTTCCGATTAATGTAACGTCTGCTGCCTTTACCATTGCATCTGCTGCCTCAACTGATGCTACTAAACCTCTAGTTTCTACCATTCCTAACGCTTCTTGCATAATATAATCCTCCTATAAATTATCATCATTATTATGTGTTTATATACAGCTAATCTTCAAAAACTTTTCCATGCCTTCCGATGGATTAGCTATCACGTACTTTGCGTGAACACCGGATATCTCTTCTGCTGCTCGTGCTGCTGCTTCAACCCCTGCTTCAACATCTGCAACCGCCCCACGTATCTTAATCATAATCAATAGTGGTACCGGAAGCTCGTCTGCATTGGGTGGCTTATTTCTATCAAAAGCTTCAATAATGACATCGCCCGCTTTACACGCGGCATCGGCTGCATAATATGCAGTTGCCATACCAAAGACTTCGATCAAACCAACGGCTTTCTTCATAATATAACCTCATTACCTATTTTTATTTATTGACGAAAGCTACTTTTATTCCTTCGAGGCGCATATTTACATGCATTGCTTCGTTTAATTCGTCTAAAGCAAAATCATGTGTTACGAGCTCTTCAATTGGAAGTCCTATGCCTTTTGCACGTCGTATAAAATCTAATGTTGTCGCATAGTCTGCAAATGTGTATACCCATGAACCAACAAGGGTAATCTCTTTTTGACATAAGTCAAAGTGTGGATTAATGGTTGCATCACCATTGTCAACGAAAAATCCAACTTCACATAATCCGCCACCACGACGAATCATTTTGTAAATGGAACTTGCGGCACTTGGAACTCCTGTACATTGGAATGCAAAATCCACGCCGCCACCGGAAATTTTATGAATTCCCGCAAGCATATCATCAAATTTTCCAAAATCTTTGAAGTTAAATGTATATTTTGCTCCAAGACGTTGTGCCATTTTTAGACGTTGGTTATCCCCATCAACAGCTAAGATGTTTTCAATTCCCATCGTACGAAGTACAGATAGAAGCATAAGACCGATTGGTCCACACCCTTGAACAAGTACCATACTGTTGAACTTTAGTAATCCTGTTGTCTTTGCACGTTCAACTGCATGTACTGTTACAGCTGCCGGTTCAATCAACAAACGCTCTTTTAAACTCATGTCATTGACACGGAAAATAGATGAGTTTTTACGAAGGACGATGTATTCTCCAAACCATCCGTTAAATCGGTATTCATCATCCGGAAGCAGTCCATATACATCCATGTGATCACTTAGGTTGGCTTTTTCAGGATGCATTTTTGAAAACGTGTCTTCTTCGGTAATTGTAACACTAGTTACAATTTTATCGCCAAGCTTTAAAGGTTGTCCCATAATGTCTGTTTTGACGTTTTTACCTAACTTAACAATTGTTCCTGTACCTTCATGCCCTAGCACAACCGGAATAAGACCAAAGGGATCGTTTTTGTACTCATGTACATCGGTGCCACATACACCACACCCTTCCACTTTAACCAAGACTTCATCATCATTGATCTGTGGAATTTGAAATTCTTTGATTTCTAATTTTTGCTTTTCTGTCAACACCGCTACTTTTGCCATTGTTGGCACTTGTCCTGGTGCACTATTTTGTGTCTTTGAATCTTCACCAAGTGATTCCATCACTTTTGACACAATTGTTTGTATGTCGATTTGATTGATATCCATGTTTACCTCCTTTTATCGTATGTATAAGAATTCCGACATGACGCATCGTCGAGATTTTGTAAATGAATTGGCATTGGTTAACCCTTCGCCTGTTTTACTTGCTATGGTAAAGGTTGTAAAACCTTCCCCGCCAAATCCGATACCTGCATAGGATGGTGCATTTTTTACGAAGATTGCTGTATCAATGGCTCGGGCAAATTTTGTTAGGTTTTCAATATTCATAGAATGCATATGTGCTGAGTGGCGATTACCACCTTCAAGTTCCACACTCACTGCAATCCCTTCATCCACATCGGCTACACGTACGATTCCAAGAATTGGCATCATCAGTTCTTCGTAGATAAGTGGGTGATCTTTGGTTCCTTCAAAAATAATACATCGAATGCTCTCATCCGCTTTAATGTTAATTGCTTCAAGTATTTTATGGGCATCACGTCCGACCCATTTACGGTTAATTCCTAACTTACCTTTGTTTTCAACTAAGACTTCTTTGGCTAGTTTGTCTGCAAGTTCTTTGGATAAGTAATAACAATCATTGTTCTTAATCATTTCATCAATAAGCTTATCTGCGACTTGATCAACAACAACTACTTCTTTTTCCGCGATACATGGAAGGTTGTTATCAAAGGTTGCACCGTTAATGATATCTTCGGCTGCTTTAACAATGTTAGCCGTCTCATCAACAAGTACTGGCGGATTCCCTGCTCCGGCTGCAATACCTCGCTTGCCTGAGCTTAAGATTGCTTTAACAACTCCCGGACCACCTGTAGCCACAAGTAACGGTGTATCCGGATGCTTAAACATGATGTTCCCGCTGTCTAATGTAGGTTTCTTCACCGATACTGCCAAGTTTTCAAAAGCTCCACATTCAACCGCAGCTTCGTTTACCAATTGTACTGCATAGTTTGATGTGTTTGCTGCATTAGGATGTGGGTTAAAGACAACCGTATTACCTGAGGCAATCATCCCTATGGAATTACATAGGATGGTTTCACTTGGGTTGGTTGATGGTGTTACTGCACCAACGACCCCCCATGTTCCTCGCTCAATTAATGTTAATCCTTGGTCTCCTGTAAAGACTTCCGGCGCAATACATTCTGTTCCCGGAGTTTTATCCGCCACCAATTGATGCTTTAATACTTTATGTCCTACACGTCCCATGCCGGTCTCTGCAACACCCATTTGTGCCAAGGTATCTGCATTTTCATGAATTTTTTCACGAATCCTTGTGATGATTTGCTCTCTGAATTCATTGGGCATCATACGTAATTTACGTTGTGCTTCTTTGGCCGCTGCAATGGCATCTTCCATATTTTCAAATACACCTTTTCCAACATTAACGATGGGTAAGGCCACTGAAGATCCATGGTGTGCAGGTGCCGTTTGAACATTGCTTGTTGTTCCTGCAATTTCACTCATGACTTTTGCCACAATTGACTG
This sequence is a window from Vallitaleaceae bacterium 9-2. Protein-coding genes within it:
- the fucU gene encoding L-fucose mutarotase codes for the protein MLKKIPSILSPELLKVLMEMGHSDEIVISDGNFPAASMAQRLIRLDGHDIPTILEAILELMPLDTYVEAPVALMEVTPGDDYKPTIWEDYKRVIKDKEGDHQLEMVERFAFYERAKKAYAVVATGEQALYANIILKKGVVK
- a CDS encoding BMC domain-containing protein — its product is MTESRQSLGVLEYRSIATGMKAADDVLKTADVDLVFAKPVCPGKYVVLIRGDLSAVNAAIERGISDEHSAILVDHCILGNPHPAIFEGLNCSGDVEGIEAVGVMETYSVASIFEVADDVVKTTPVSILEIRIAKGISGKAYVVFSGELSSVEASIEKAKKSVIEKGLLLQTSVIPRPDPRLWQEFI
- a CDS encoding 4Fe-4S dicluster domain-containing protein, with product MENIIEKIFDAGIVGAGGAGFPTHVKLKGAIDTLIINNAECEPLLQVDKNLAKEYAEPLIKSLHQLMEALAIKKGVIGIKDKYVDVIEHLNAAAKNYPNIEIYPLPNVYPIGDEVILIEEITGIVVKKGEIPIQHHVMVTNTETLYNIYQKLFEDKNVTHTFVTVTGEVDAPGTYYVPIGTSVEYMVDTLGKRRNKNHKIIIGGPMTGSLTTIRDVVKKNTKALIVLEENHSLIQQMEDVNIKHLTRIMASCSQCRACTDMCPRHLMGHNVEPHKLMNAMANGVIDNSSVLETALGCVDCGVCELYACHHDLSPRKMMVMVKREFAKNGVRPSPTDCTDMHPDRDYRRVPAGRLVMRLGLKKYDVPLPFYPESIPVGAVKIPLQQHIGQAAKPLVTIGQNVKENMRIAQAVEGGLSAHIHASISGRVNEVNDEYICIERLEL
- a CDS encoding EutN/CcmL family microcompartment protein, with the protein product MIIGKVIGRIVSTRKHERLIGNKFLVCEIKKNNTKETIIAVDTVGAGIGEHVLIATGSSARISMPNSEAPVDASIVGIVDEENDLDIFN
- a CDS encoding phosphate propanoyltransferase, coding for MAVTTNALEALVKEAVMQQIKQKTTANVLKQSQPALTVPVGVSARHLHVTREHLDILFGKGHQLHVKKELMGGQFAAEERVTIVGMNLRVIENVRILGPERSATQVEVSKTDARQLGLNAPIRESGDIEGSMPITIVGPAGAVRLEQGCIVAQRHIHMTPEDAKRLGVKDKQIVSVKTQDGTRKGILSNVLVRVHDTYRLEMHIDTDEANAFGIQQSDQVTIVH
- a CDS encoding BMC domain-containing protein, which gives rise to MVQKALGMIETRGLVAVTEAADAMLKAANVELVGTEKIGSGLVTVLVSGDVGAVKAAVEAGASVASRLGEVVATHVIPRPHTDVTKILPKL
- a CDS encoding BMC domain-containing protein, translating into MNALGIIEVSGMVAAYEAIDAMVKAADVTVLTWEKKLGGRLVSIVVQGDISSVHAAIAHGETIANGITKTVATAFINNPHDEVMKIIKESASKYAFSK
- a CDS encoding BMC domain-containing protein codes for the protein MMQEALGMVETRGLVASVEAADAMVKAADVTLIGTEKIGSGLVTVMVRGDVGAVKAATEVGANAAANLGELVAVHVIPRPHLDVEKILPSLK
- a CDS encoding BMC domain-containing protein; the encoded protein is MKKAVGLIEVFGMATAYYAADAACKAGDVIIEAFDRNKPPNADELPVPLLIMIKIRGAVADVEAGVEAAARAAEEISGVHAKYVIANPSEGMEKFLKISCI
- a CDS encoding zinc-binding dehydrogenase, producing the protein MDINQIDIQTIVSKVMESLGEDSKTQNSAPGQVPTMAKVAVLTEKQKLEIKEFQIPQINDDEVLVKVEGCGVCGTDVHEYKNDPFGLIPVVLGHEGTGTIVKLGKNVKTDIMGQPLKLGDKIVTSVTITEEDTFSKMHPEKANLSDHMDVYGLLPDDEYRFNGWFGEYIVLRKNSSIFRVNDMSLKERLLIEPAAVTVHAVERAKTTGLLKFNSMVLVQGCGPIGLMLLSVLRTMGIENILAVDGDNQRLKMAQRLGAKYTFNFKDFGKFDDMLAGIHKISGGGVDFAFQCTGVPSAASSIYKMIRRGGGLCEVGFFVDNGDATINPHFDLCQKEITLVGSWVYTFADYATTLDFIRRAKGIGLPIEELVTHDFALDELNEAMHVNMRLEGIKVAFVNK
- a CDS encoding aldehyde dehydrogenase EutE, which gives rise to MNEQDLQSIVAKVMSEIAGTTSNVQTAPAHHGSSVALPIVNVGKGVFENMEDAIAAAKEAQRKLRMMPNEFREQIITRIREKIHENADTLAQMGVAETGMGRVGHKVLKHQLVADKTPGTECIAPEVFTGDQGLTLIERGTWGVVGAVTPSTNPSETILCNSIGMIASGNTVVFNPHPNAANTSNYAVQLVNEAAVECGAFENLAVSVKKPTLDSGNIMFKHPDTPLLVATGGPGVVKAILSSGKRGIAAGAGNPPVLVDETANIVKAAEDIINGATFDNNLPCIAEKEVVVVDQVADKLIDEMIKNNDCYYLSKELADKLAKEVLVENKGKLGINRKWVGRDAHKILEAINIKADESIRCIIFEGTKDHPLIYEELMMPILGIVRVADVDEGIAVSVELEGGNRHSAHMHSMNIENLTKFARAIDTAIFVKNAPSYAGIGFGGEGFTTFTIASKTGEGLTNANSFTKSRRCVMSEFLYIR